The genome window TCTGAGGAGTAATGGGATAGCCGTACATTACTTCGGCTCCGGCGGCCAGAGCTGCCCGGGCCACTACTTCGTTACCGGTGATGAAGACCCGTTCTTCGGTGCCGCCCACCGGCACCACCTCCTCCGAGAGTAGTGTGAACTCCCGCGAGGAGGTTAATACCTGGGGCCTAAAGCGTCAGCTGCAGCAGGATAAGGGCGGCGAGCCCGGGCAGGCCCAGAAGCCCCACGATCATCACCGTAACCACATTTAACGGTACGGCCAACCCCAGGTAGGGCCCGGCCAGGTTAAAGCCCCCCAC of Clostridia bacterium contains these proteins:
- a CDS encoding pro-sigmaK processing inhibitor BofA family protein — protein: MSKWLVVAGLLLALLVTAWVRPWRLLGRVGYCAFLGLVLVGGFNLAGPYLGLAVPLNVVTVMIVGLLGLPGLAALILLQLTL